The Streptomyces phaeolivaceus genome has a window encoding:
- a CDS encoding endolysin yields the protein MPELWMPGAQRLDIGDHAPTDGGPPKAIGHITWDVNATAKAPKDLVPYERLRSYFSGGGKSAAPHVLWDPFTGRIVQFLPANSRSKSLADEAGGTRTNRAGKVVLQVEALFFPHCRVDGKAYARLTDTPCEGWAELNAWVRSWGVPDTWPMGRPVDFTSRRSESVWREQAGWYAHAHVPENDHQDPGSWPAFVGAPPSEPGTGRPVVDLSELLKAAKTDPPKKGTPVSYPDVRVVEDALVKEGLLAKSLADGHFGTATQAAYGLWQMRCGWSGKAADGLPGVASLTKLGKRRGFDVKE from the coding sequence ATGCCCGAACTCTGGATGCCCGGCGCCCAGCGCCTCGACATCGGCGACCACGCGCCCACCGACGGCGGCCCGCCCAAGGCCATAGGCCACATCACCTGGGACGTCAACGCCACCGCGAAGGCCCCGAAGGACCTCGTGCCGTACGAGCGGCTGCGGAGCTACTTCTCCGGCGGCGGGAAGTCGGCGGCCCCGCACGTGCTGTGGGACCCGTTCACCGGCCGCATCGTCCAGTTCCTGCCCGCGAACTCGCGCTCCAAGAGCCTCGCCGACGAGGCTGGCGGCACCCGTACGAACCGGGCCGGGAAGGTCGTCCTCCAGGTGGAGGCGCTGTTCTTCCCGCACTGCCGGGTCGACGGGAAGGCGTACGCGAGGCTCACGGACACCCCGTGCGAGGGCTGGGCGGAGCTGAACGCGTGGGTGCGCTCGTGGGGCGTGCCGGACACCTGGCCGATGGGCAGGCCGGTCGATTTCACGTCGCGGCGCAGCGAGTCCGTGTGGCGGGAGCAGGCGGGCTGGTACGCGCACGCGCACGTCCCGGAGAACGACCACCAAGACCCGGGCTCGTGGCCTGCGTTCGTGGGGGCGCCGCCTTCCGAGCCGGGCACCGGGCGGCCGGTGGTCGACCTGTCCGAGCTGCTGAAGGCCGCGAAGACGGACCCGCCGAAGAAGGGCACCCCCGTCTCGTACCCGGACGTGCGGGTCGTCGAGGACGCCCTCGTGAAGGAAGGCCTCCTCGCGAAGAGCCTCGCCGACGGGCACTTCGGCACCGCCACCCAGGCCGCCTACGGCCTGTGGCAGATGCGCTGCGGCTGGTCCGGCAAGGCCGCCGACGGCCTCCCCGGCGTCGCATCGCTCACCAAGCTCGGCAAGCGCCGCGGCTTCGACGTCAAGGAGTAG
- a CDS encoding GntR family transcriptional regulator produces MEWEPDVPRWRQMYAVIEERIADGTYPPGSQLPGVLALQGEFGVAQMTARRVLTELRAAGLAQMQPGVGTFVTELPQA; encoded by the coding sequence ATGGAGTGGGAGCCGGACGTACCGCGATGGCGGCAGATGTACGCGGTCATCGAGGAGCGGATCGCCGATGGGACGTATCCGCCAGGGTCGCAGTTGCCGGGCGTGTTGGCGTTGCAGGGCGAGTTCGGGGTGGCGCAGATGACGGCGCGCAGGGTGTTGACGGAGCTGCGGGCGGCGGGGCTGGCGCAGATGCAGCCGGGGGTGGGGACGTTCGTCACTGAGCTGCCGCAGGCATGA
- a CDS encoding helix-turn-helix domain-containing protein, translating to MPMPAPPPDRSQLDERRQAFGNRLRDARHHVGLTQEQLALRAGMDRSQYSELERGQRDARLSTLLRIERVLGANLSFVVDGPAAATGDECGGPTQAAPYGTDSGAATPGAGDIRGPAPGRPD from the coding sequence ATGCCCATGCCTGCCCCGCCCCCCGACCGCAGCCAGCTCGACGAGCGGCGACAGGCCTTCGGGAATCGGCTCCGCGATGCCCGGCACCACGTTGGCCTCACTCAGGAGCAACTGGCACTCCGGGCTGGCATGGACCGCTCTCAGTACTCCGAGCTGGAGCGGGGACAGCGGGACGCCCGTCTGTCGACGCTGCTGCGGATTGAACGCGTTCTCGGCGCGAACCTGAGCTTCGTGGTGGATGGGCCCGCCGCCGCGACGGGGGACGAGTGCGGCGGGCCCACCCAGGCCGCCCCTTACGGCACTGATAGCGGGGCGGCCACCCCGGGCGCCGGCGATATCCGAGGACCGGCACCAGGGAGACCGGACTAG